GGGTGGACATCCTGCACCGCTGCGGGGGCGTGGCCCGCTGCACGACCTGCCGGGTGAGCTTCTCTGAGGGCGAACCCGACCTGATGACGGTGGCCGAGCACGACAAGCTCGTGGAAAAGGGACTGCTGGGGCAGGCGCGGCTCTCCTGCCAGATCGAGTGCGCCGAGGGCATGGCCGTGACGCCGCTGCAAACGGCGCGGTCGAGCGGACTGGAACCCGGCAAGGCACCCGCCGAGCAGATCGAACCCGAGCCCGAGTGGACCACCCGGCCGGGGTCATCGACCGAGGGCTAATACGGATTCCGGTTGAACAGTTACACAAACTGTTCAACCCGAGCGGACTTGTAAAGCTGCGGAGCAGAGCGAGCAGGAACAAAACGGTTGCCGGGAAAGGAGTTGTCGAACCGGAAAGGCGCCGGTTCGACAACTCCTTTTCCGGCAACCGTATAAACCGCTAGCCCGGCGTCGTGCCGGGACCGCCCCCCAGCGGACCGCCGAGGCCCAGACGGTGATCCCCCCCATCGCCGCCGGAGTCGTCACGGGCAGAGCCGTGCGCCCCCCCCAGCGGGTCTGTGGTCGCGTGGGTCCAGTCCTCGTGCCCGCAGTGGGGACAGGGGGGAACGGGGCCGTCCACCAGGCTGACCGCGCCGCAGGAGGTGCAGGCGAGCTGGCCCTGGCCGCCCTCCCTAACCGGGACGGGCGCTTCCAGGTCCCAGGGGGGCACGATGGGCAAGCCCGGCGGCGCGTCCCCCTGATGCAGAAACACGCTGAGGTTGCCGTCCTGCTCGAAGTAGACCCGCTGCACCTCCCCGAGTTGCCGCACCCCGGCGACCCGCAGGCGCTCGAAGAGGTCTTCCCGGCTGAGGTTGGAGCGGTCGAGCGCGGGGTTCGACATTATCCCGTCGCGGACGAGTTCGACGGGGACGCCCTCAATAAAGGTCTCGACCGTCTCGTTCTTGATGACGAGGTAGGCGAGCAGGCGCTGCATCCCCACCACCAGCGCCAGCACCAGCATCGCGTGGGCGAGCGGCACCTCCGGGTAGAACATCGGGTCGCCCGCCGCCGAGCCCAGCCCGATCACGATGGCGAGTTCCAGCGGACTGAGCTGCGCCAGCCCCCGCTTGCCCATCAGCCGCAGCAGCAGCAGCAGCCAGCCGAAAATCACGACCGTCCGCAGGGCGATCTCCGCGAAAAAGAGCGGCGGGAAGTCACCCAGGAACATCCGGGGCAGGTCGAGCGGGACGACCTCGGCGCTCATGGACTGCGCTCCGGCGGGGGCACCTCCGCCTCGGTCAGTCCCAGTCCGGCGAGCACCTGAGGGCGCGTCCAGCCCACGTACCCGGCGAGGTCATGCAGGGCCGCCTCGAACTCGGGCGAACCGGGGGGCAGCGCCCGCAGCCGCGCCCACAGCGCGTTTCGACGCCTCAGGAAGTCACGGTCGGGCACGGCATCCCTCCAGCCTCAGCGGTAGGTCGCGTTGTCGCGCAGGTGCTCGGCGTAGGTGTGGTTGACGTAGATCTTGCCGTCCGGCGCATGCAGAAAGTAGAGGGCGTCACGGCCGTCGGACAGCTTGCGCTCGGCGTTCAGGACGCTCAGCAGGGCGGGCTGGCCGGGGTTGTTGATGGGGCCAGCGGGCAGGCCCTGGCGGGTGTAGGTCGAGTAGGGCGTGTCCTTCTCGAAATCTCCCGCCGAGCGGTCGAGTTCGGGAAGGTCCTTGCCCAGCCCGTAAGCGACGGTGGGGTCGCTGCCCAGCGCGATGCCGTCGCGCAGACGGTTGAGAAAGACCCCCGCGATGACCGGCATCTCCGCGTTGTTGGCGGCCTCCGCCTGCACCATGCTGCCCAGAATCACCCAGTCGCGTACCGACAGGCCCAGCGCCTTCGCCTTCGCCACGTTCTCCGGGGTGAATTCCTGCTCCATGCGCTCGACCATCTCTTTCACCGCGTCCGCAGGCGTCTCCCCCACCCGGAACTCGTAGGTCGCCGGGAAGATGAAGCCTTCGAGGTTCTCCTGCTCGCCCCGCGCGTACTGGCTGAGGGACGCGTCGTTGAGGGCCGCCTCGATGCCTGCCCGGTCAAAGCCTGCCTTCTCGAAGACGGGCGGAATGTCGCGCAGGCGCCAGCCCTCGGGCACCGTCACGTTGACGGTGGGGATGCGGGCGGGTCCGGCGAGTTTTTCGGCGACCTGATAGACGGTCATGTCGCCCTTCAGGTCGTAGAGGCCCTCCTTGAGGCTGCTCGCCGTGCCGTTTCGCCGCATCACGAATCTGAGGGCGTCGGCGTTTTTCACGATGCCCCTCTCCTGCAACTCGCGGGCCACGGCGGGCAGGGTGTCGCCGGGCTCGACCTCCAGGGTGTAGGGACCGCCCCCGGCGGGCTGGGTCAGGCCGCGCAGGTACACGAAAACCCCGGCAGCGGCCAGCAGCAGCAGAATCACCAGGCCCAGCAGAATCTTGACCCACAGGGCCATGCCGCCCCCCTGAAGCCGGGTCATGCGGGCACCCCATCCGCACCGAACGGGGTCACGCCGTGCGCGGCCAGCCGCCGCCCCAGCTCCGCGTCGGCGGGGGGCCGGGCACCGAAGCGCGAGACGACCCAGCCGCCGACCTCTACGGCGAGGCGGGCGGCGCGGGGGGCGTCGCCGTGGGCGAGCCAGCCCGCCAGGAAGGCGCCCCCGAAGGCGTCTCCGGCCCCGGTCGCGTCCACCGGGCGGTCGGCCGTGGCGGGGATATGCACGCGGGGCTGCTCCGGCCCTTCCAGCAGGGCGCCCTCGTCGTCCATCTTCAGGACCACCAGGGCATCGGGGTAGCGCTCCCGCAGGCAGGCCAGGGCCGGGCCGGGTTCGGCCTCGCCGGTCAGGGCGCGGGCCTCGTCGGCGTTGGGGAAAATCACGTCGAAGGGGACCGCGTCGACGATCCCGAGAAAGGTCTCGCGGCCGAGTTGCTGAATCATCTGAAAGCTCCCAGGGTCGAGGCTGAGGGTGGCCCCCCCCTCGCGGGCGAGGGTGGCGGCGGCCAGGGCGGCGGCGCGGGGCGGATCACGGAACAGGCTCCAGGCGGTGAGGTGCAGGTGCCGCGCTCCGCGCAGGGTCTCCCCCGGCAGTTCGTCGGGGCGCAGCTCCCAGTCGGCGGCCTGCCCGGTCAGCATGGCCCGCTGGCCGTGACGGTCGATCAGGGCGAGGATCACCCCGGTGGGATGCTCGTCCGACAGGATGACCTCGGCGCCCACGCCTTCCGAACGCAGTTCATAGGTGGCGAGGTCCCCGAAGCGGTCGCGGCCCACCTTGCCCACGAAGGTGGCGGGGTATCCGGCCCGGCGTGCCCACACCGCCAGATTCGCGGCCGAGCCGCCGCCGGAGAGTTCCAGGCGCCCGGTCGTGTCGCCGCCCGGCAGCAGCATCGTGTCCGGCTTGGCCAGCACGTCCCAGGCGAGGTCGCCCAGCGACACCAGCGGGCGGAGCGGGGAAGAGAGGGGTTGGCTCATGCGTGCCTCGCAGCATACCGTTCCGGGGCCGCCGCGCCTTCCCCCCAGTGCCCCCTACCCCCGTGGAAAGGGGGCCGTGAGCACCGCCTGCCGCGCCAGCAGGGTCGCGGCCACGTCCAGCGCCCCGCTCAGGCCGTAGACCCACAGGTCCGCCGTGCCGGGCACGCTGCTGAAGCCCCGGATGGGCACCACGTTGAAGACCGCCATCGCCAGGCTGAGCGCCGCCGCCACGTTGAGCCAGTCGGCCAGCCGCGCCCGCCGCACCAGGTCGGCGGGTTCGGGCGCGAGGCGGGCCAGGGTGCCGTAGACCGCGTTGCCCGCGAGCACGGCGGCAGGCCACACGGTCAGCAGGGCGGTCAGGGCGACCGGGTTGGCCTGCGGCGCCGCTCCCCCCAGCACCGACACCAGCGTCAGGAACCACAGCGCCAGCCGCAGCGACGTGAGCCAGGGAAACAGGCCCCGCAGCGCCCGCAAGGTGCCGTCCTCCGGCGGCATGCCCCGCCCCGCCGTGAAGCGCCCCAGCACTGCCGTCCACAGCCCCAGCACCAGCGCGGCGAGCAGGGCTTCCGCGCCGTTCAGCCAGCTCATTCCCCCGAACCCCTCCCGCCACAGCAGATAGGCGGCGAGGGCGACCAGTCCGGCGACCTGTGCCCACAGGGCCGCGAGGGCGGGGGTGCGCCAGCGGGTCACGGGGCACCTGTGGGGGGTCGGGGGGTCGAGGAGTCGAGAGGTCGAGCAAGGGGGCCACCGGGAGTTCCCCGACCTCTCGACATCTGGACCCCTCGACCGTGAGCGCTGCTCCCCCTCACAGCCCCAGCTTCGCCCGCAGCCGCTCGCGGACCACTTCCGGCTGGGCCTGGCCCCCAGTGGCCCGCATGACCGGGCCGAAGAGGGCATTCATCGCCTTGGCATTTCCGGCGCGGACCTTCTCCACGGTGGCAGGGTCGGCCTGCATGGCGGCGTCGATGGCGGCGTCGATGGCCCCGGTATCGGTCACCACGCCCAGGCCGCGCTCCTCTACCAGCCGCCCCGGATCGTGGCCGTGCAGCACGTCGGGCAGGAGGTCCTTGGCCGCACGGCCGCTGATGGTGCCCTCGTCGATCAGGCGCACCAGCGCGGCGAGGTGTGCGGGCTGGAGGGCCGAATCCGCGAGCGCCACTTCCCGCGCCGCCAGCAGCCCCGCCACATCGCTCAGCAGCCAGTTGGCAAGCTTCTGTGGGTCGGCCCCTCCCACAAGCGCCTCGTCGTAGAAGCGCGAGAGGGCCACGTCATGGCTCAGCGTCTGCGCGTCGGCCCCCCGCACCCCCGCCGTGAGGTAGCGCTCCCGCTTGGCGGCGGGCAACTCGGGCATCCGCGCCCGCACCCGCGCGACCCACTCCGGGGTGATGTCCAGGGGCGGGAGGTCCGGCTCGGGGAAATAGCGGTAGTCGGCCTCGCCCTCCTTGGTCCGCATCACGAAGGTCTTGCCGCCACCCTCGTCCCAGCCCAGGGTGTCTTGCGTGATGGCGCCGCCCGCAGACAGCACCCGCGTCTGCCTCGCCGTTTCGTAAGCGATGGCCCGCTCAACGCTGCGGAAGGAATTGAGGTTCTTGACCTCCACCTTGGTGCCCCAGGGCTCGCCGGGTTTGTGAACGCTGAGGTTCACGTCGCAGCGCATCTTGCCCTCCTCGGGGGTGGCGTCACTGACGCCGAGGGCCTGCGCGATGGCCTGCACGCTTTCCAGAAAGGCGCGGGCCTGCTCGGGTCCCGTGAGGTCGGCCTCGGTGACCATCTCGATCAGGGGCGACCCGGCGCGGTTGAGGTCGAGCAGGCTGTAGGGCGCGTAGGCGGGGTGCAGCAGCTTGCCCGCGTCGTCTTCGAGGTGGGCGCGTTTGATGCGGACGCGCTCGCCTGCTCCATTTCCCAGCGGCACATCCAGATACCCGTTCCGCGCCACGGGGCGGTCGTACTGCGAGAGCTGGAAGTTCTTGGGCGAGTCGGGGTAGAAGTAGTTCTTGCGGTGAAACTGGGTGAAGCCCGAGACCTCGCAGTTCAGCGCGAGGCCGAACATCAGCGCGAGATCGACCGCTTCCCGGTTGAGGGTGGGAAGGGTGCCGGGCAGCCCCAGGGTCAGGGGGTCCGCGAAGGTGTTGGGGTCCGCGCCGTGGTAGTCGGCCGGGCAGGCGCTGAACAGTTTCGAGCGGGTCCGCAATTGCAGGTGAACTTCCAGCCCGATGACGGCGCGGTACATGCGGGCGAGAATAGCGCGGGGCCGCACCCCGGACGCAGTCAAGGGCGGTTCCCACGCGGGAAGCCGCCCCCACTCCACCTTCCTCGACCTTCAGCCCCTACAGGGTGCGGCACTGCCCTTCGCGGTCGCCGTTCACGCGGTTGCTGCCGCCCGTGGGGGCGGTGCGGTTGTCCTCGCACTCCAGGTCGCCACCCACGGTCACGCGGGTCAGGCGCAGGGTGCCGGTGTTGCCCTCCAGGCTGATGTCCCCGTTGACGCGGACATTCTCGATCAGGACGTTGCCGCCCCGCTCCAGCTCGATGTCGCCGTTGATGACGCTGCCCGTCACGCTCACGGCACGGAAGCCGTCGTCTCCCTGAATGTCACCGTTCACGGTGCTGTTGCGGACGATCAGGGTGCCGCCGCGCTCGACCTCGATGTCGCTGTCCCCGGTCAGGCGGGTGCCCACCAGGGTGCAGGTGGCCCCGTTCCGGACCTTCACGTCCCGGTTCAGGGTGCGGCCGTTCAGGGTGCCGGAGCAGATCAGGTCGCCGGACTGGGCCTGCGCGGTCGGCAGGGTGAGCAGCGGGAGCAGGGGCACCAGGGTCAGGGCCGCGAGCAGCGTTCGTTTCATGGCTCACCGTACCCTGGCCTCCCGCCCGGTTCTCTGGGAAGACGGTGGGGGCGATTTCATCCCCGGCGCACCATCTCCGTGCCGCTGGTCCGGAAGCCCAGCGCCCCGTACAGCGCCCGGCCCGACTCGGTGGTGCCCAGGCTGAGGCGGGTCACGCCGCGTTCTCGGGCGGCCTCCACACAGCGGGTCACCAGCTCGCGGGCGAGGCCGCGCCGCCGGAAGTCGGGGTGGGTCCAGACGTTCACGATCCGGCCCCGCCAGGGCTGCGGGTCGCCGCGCGTCGGCCCCCACTCCAGCAGGGTCAAGCCCGCTCCAGCCACCACTTGGCCCCCGTGCTCGGCCAGAAAGCCCAGGTACAGGCCGCGTTCCAACGCCCCGGCCACCCAGGCGGCATAGGCGGCCCGCTCCCCGGCATCCGCCTCGTCGGGATAACGGTGGAGGGCGAGGGTGGGGGCGTCGGTGGGCGTGGCGGGGCGCGGGGGCATGAGACAGGATGAACCGCAACCCTCCGTGCCCGCGCCACGTACCCGGTCACGATGAACGACCTCCAAGGACGAATCGGCGGCCTCACGGTGGGCTACGACCTGCACGCCGAGTGGGACGGCACGCGGCTGCGCGGGCGCATCGGCGGGAGAATCCAGGGCAAGGACCTCGACCTGGGGCTGCGCGGCGGCGACGTGGACGGGCGCGTGGGCGGCACCTTCGCGGGCTTCGACGTGGACGGCGACGTGACCCCCGACCGCGTGGCCGTGCGCCTCGGCGGCCGGGTGGAGGGAGACGACGTGGCGCTGACCCGGCGGGGCGACCGCATCGAGGGCCGCTTCTCGGGGCGCGTCATGGGCAAGGACGTGAGCCTGCACTGCGGCGGGAACCGCCTGCACGGGCGCATCGGCGGCGCGGTGGAGGGCAAGGACGTGGCCCTCGCGCTGCCAGAAGGCCTGCCGCCCCTGCTCGCGGCGCTGGCGGCCACCTGCGCCTACAAGGTGCTGGAGGACGATCAGGCGAGCGCGGCGGCCTCCACCAGCGCGACCTCGTGACCCCCGTAAGCCGCACATTCCCGCGTGTGGGCGCGTGCTAGCTTCCGCGCTAGCTATGGAGACTAGACCTCGGACGCTGGGTGAGCTGTTGCAGACGCCGGAGTACGCGGGGCGCACGCCCTTCGACTCCCACGTGCGGACCGTGCAGGACGAGGTCCGCGAGAATCTGACCCGCAAGCTCAGAAGCGGCGAGGAGCTGTTCCCCGGCGTGGTGGGCTACGACGACACCGTCATTCCGCAACTCGTGAACGCGCTGCTGGCGCGGCAGAACTTCATCCTGCTGGGGCTGCGCGGGCAGGCCAAGAGCCGCATCCTGCGGGCGATCACCGGTCTGCTCGACGACCATGTGCCCGTGATTGACGGGGTGGACATGCCCGACGATCCCATCAACCCCATCGGGGCGGAGGGGCGGCACCTGCTCGAAGCGCACGGGCATGACCTTCCTATCCGCTGGCTGCCACGTGACGCCCGCTACGTGGAAAAGCTCGCCACCCCCGACGTGACGGTCGCCGACCTGATCGGGGACGTGGACCCCATCAAGGCGGCCCGGCTGGGCACAAGCCTAGGCGACACCCGCTCCATGCACTTCGGGCTGCTGCCCCGCGCCAACCGGGGCATCTTCGCAGTGAACGAACTGGCCGACCTCGCGCCCAAGGTGCAGGTGGCCCTGTTCAACATCCTTCAGGAGGGCGATGTCCAGATCAAGGGCTACCCCATCCGGCTGGAACTCGACGTGATGCTGGTCTTTTCCGCCAACCCCGAGGACTACACCGCCCGCGGCAAGATCGTCACGCCGCTCAAGGACCGCATCGGCTCGGAGATCCGCACCCACTACCCCAGCGACGTGCGGCTGGGCATGGACATCACCGAGCAGGAGGCAGTCCGGGCCGAGGGCGTGACGGTGCCGCCCTTCATTGCCGAGCTGATCGAGGAGATCGCCTTCCAGGCCCGCGAGGACGGCCGGGTGGACAAGCTCAGCGGCGTGTCGCAGCGATTGCCCATCAGCCTGATGGAACTCGCGGCGGCCAACGCCGAGCGCCGGGCGCTGGTGTCGGGCGACACCCCGGTCGTGCGTGTGAGTGACGTGTACGCGGGCCTGCCCGCGATCACCGGTAAGCTGGAGCTGGAATACGAGGGCGAACTCAAGGGGGCCGATCAGGTCGCCCGCGACGTGATTCGCAAGGCGGCGGGGGCCGTCTTCGCCCGGCATTACGGCAGCGCGGACACGCGCGAGCTGGAGAAGTGGTTCGAGGCGGGCAACGTCTTCCGCTTCCCGCAGGGCGGGGACGCGGCGGGCGCCCTGAAAGCGGCGAGGGACGTGCCCGGCCTGACCGACCTCGCCGCCCACGTGGCGAACAGTCCCGACGACTCGGTGCGGGCCTCGGCGGCCGAATTCGTGCTGGAGGGGCTGTACGGCCGCAAGAAGCTCTCGCGGGCCGAGGAAACCTACGCCGCCCCCGAGCCGGAAGTGCGCCGGGAGCGCGGCGGCCGCTGGAACTGAGCCGTCCGCTTCTCGCCCCCGAAGAGCCCCAGCACACGCTGAGGCTCTTCTTCTTCCGCTGGAAACTGGCCGCTGACCGCCGTCAGGCCGCCGGAGCCGCCACCAGCCGGTCACGCCCGCCGTCTTTGGCCTGGCGCAGGGCGGCGTCGGCCTGGGAAAAGGCGTGCGCGAGGCCCTGCTCCGGGGTGTAGGC
This region of Deinococcus sp. HSC-46F16 genomic DNA includes:
- a CDS encoding ATP-binding protein, with protein sequence METRPRTLGELLQTPEYAGRTPFDSHVRTVQDEVRENLTRKLRSGEELFPGVVGYDDTVIPQLVNALLARQNFILLGLRGQAKSRILRAITGLLDDHVPVIDGVDMPDDPINPIGAEGRHLLEAHGHDLPIRWLPRDARYVEKLATPDVTVADLIGDVDPIKAARLGTSLGDTRSMHFGLLPRANRGIFAVNELADLAPKVQVALFNILQEGDVQIKGYPIRLELDVMLVFSANPEDYTARGKIVTPLKDRIGSEIRTHYPSDVRLGMDITEQEAVRAEGVTVPPFIAELIEEIAFQAREDGRVDKLSGVSQRLPISLMELAAANAERRALVSGDTPVVRVSDVYAGLPAITGKLELEYEGELKGADQVARDVIRKAAGAVFARHYGSADTRELEKWFEAGNVFRFPQGGDAAGALKAARDVPGLTDLAAHVANSPDDSVRASAAEFVLEGLYGRKKLSRAEETYAAPEPEVRRERGGRWN
- the mltG gene encoding endolytic transglycosylase MltG, translated to MTRLQGGGMALWVKILLGLVILLLLAAAGVFVYLRGLTQPAGGGPYTLEVEPGDTLPAVARELQERGIVKNADALRFVMRRNGTASSLKEGLYDLKGDMTVYQVAEKLAGPARIPTVNVTVPEGWRLRDIPPVFEKAGFDRAGIEAALNDASLSQYARGEQENLEGFIFPATYEFRVGETPADAVKEMVERMEQEFTPENVAKAKALGLSVRDWVILGSMVQAEAANNAEMPVIAGVFLNRLRDGIALGSDPTVAYGLGKDLPELDRSAGDFEKDTPYSTYTRQGLPAGPINNPGQPALLSVLNAERKLSDGRDALYFLHAPDGKIYVNHTYAEHLRDNATYR
- the gatB gene encoding Asp-tRNA(Asn)/Glu-tRNA(Gln) amidotransferase subunit GatB is translated as MYRAVIGLEVHLQLRTRSKLFSACPADYHGADPNTFADPLTLGLPGTLPTLNREAVDLALMFGLALNCEVSGFTQFHRKNYFYPDSPKNFQLSQYDRPVARNGYLDVPLGNGAGERVRIKRAHLEDDAGKLLHPAYAPYSLLDLNRAGSPLIEMVTEADLTGPEQARAFLESVQAIAQALGVSDATPEEGKMRCDVNLSVHKPGEPWGTKVEVKNLNSFRSVERAIAYETARQTRVLSAGGAITQDTLGWDEGGGKTFVMRTKEGEADYRYFPEPDLPPLDITPEWVARVRARMPELPAAKRERYLTAGVRGADAQTLSHDVALSRFYDEALVGGADPQKLANWLLSDVAGLLAAREVALADSALQPAHLAALVRLIDEGTISGRAAKDLLPDVLHGHDPGRLVEERGLGVVTDTGAIDAAIDAAMQADPATVEKVRAGNAKAMNALFGPVMRATGGQAQPEVVRERLRAKLGL
- a CDS encoding GNAT family N-acetyltransferase → MPPRPATPTDAPTLALHRYPDEADAGERAAYAAWVAGALERGLYLGFLAEHGGQVVAGAGLTLLEWGPTRGDPQPWRGRIVNVWTHPDFRRRGLARELVTRCVEAARERGVTRLSLGTTESGRALYGALGFRTSGTEMVRRG
- a CDS encoding DUF421 domain-containing protein, translating into MSAEVVPLDLPRMFLGDFPPLFFAEIALRTVVIFGWLLLLLRLMGKRGLAQLSPLELAIVIGLGSAAGDPMFYPEVPLAHAMLVLALVVGMQRLLAYLVIKNETVETFIEGVPVELVRDGIMSNPALDRSNLSREDLFERLRVAGVRQLGEVQRVYFEQDGNLSVFLHQGDAPPGLPIVPPWDLEAPVPVREGGQGQLACTSCGAVSLVDGPVPPCPHCGHEDWTHATTDPLGGAHGSARDDSGGDGGDHRLGLGGPLGGGPGTTPG
- a CDS encoding carbohydrate kinase family protein — protein: MSQPLSSPLRPLVSLGDLAWDVLAKPDTMLLPGGDTTGRLELSGGGSAANLAVWARRAGYPATFVGKVGRDRFGDLATYELRSEGVGAEVILSDEHPTGVILALIDRHGQRAMLTGQAADWELRPDELPGETLRGARHLHLTAWSLFRDPPRAAALAAATLAREGGATLSLDPGSFQMIQQLGRETFLGIVDAVPFDVIFPNADEARALTGEAEPGPALACLRERYPDALVVLKMDDEGALLEGPEQPRVHIPATADRPVDATGAGDAFGGAFLAGWLAHGDAPRAARLAVEVGGWVVSRFGARPPADAELGRRLAAHGVTPFGADGVPA
- a CDS encoding 2Fe-2S iron-sulfur cluster-binding protein, with the protein product MTTETVQIRVEGYGEVTARAGERLVLALERGGVDILHRCGGVARCTTCRVSFSEGEPDLMTVAEHDKLVEKGLLGQARLSCQIECAEGMAVTPLQTARSSGLEPGKAPAEQIEPEPEWTTRPGSSTEG